The Catellatospora citrea DNA segment ACGCCCGAGTGAGCACCTCGCGGACGGCCTGGATGACGGCGTCGGGTCGCTGGTTCTGCACGTAGTGCGAGGTGTCGGGCACGGTGACGTGCTCAGCGCCGGGTATGCCCGCGGCCAGCCCGTCCTGGCCCGCGCGCCACGCACGTTCGAGGTCCGCGCCCTCGGCGGCCGCGTACGGCGAAGGCATGGGGTCGGGCAGGGCGAGGCCGCTCGACGACAGCACGACCACCGGCATGGCACGCAAAGCCGGGGCGGCTTCGATCTGGTCGTAGACGGCGCCCAGGTCGTAGGCCTCGGTCCGGTAGCCGGGCACCGTGTCCGGGGCGAGTGCCGGATACCGGCCCTTCTCGAACAACTGCGGCGACTGCGCCGCCCGGTGCGCCGGTGATCCGGCGTCGACCAGGACCATTCCGCTGACCTGGTCAGGGTGGGTCCGGGCGTACAGCTGGCTGAGCGCCCCGCCCAGCGAGTGGCCGACCAGCACGTACGGTCCGGGCACCTCGGCGACCGCCAGCAGGCTGTGCAGCTCGGCGACCAGCTCGGCCGGGTCGCGGGGCATGGGCGGCACGGGCGTGCTGCGCCCCGCCGCCGGCGACGGGCCGACGTCACGGTGCCGCCGGCGCTCGTGGTGGTGATCAGCGAGCCGGGTCGGTCGTAGACGCAGACCCTGGCGAACGCCGCGACGCCGGGCGCGACCGCCGGCGGGTGGGCCTCGGCGAGACTCCAGATGTCGCCAGCGTTGCCGAAGCCGGACTGCATGACGACGGTCGGGCTGCCGGTGCCGTGGCATTCCAGGTAGAGCCTGCGGCCGCCGCCGATGTCGACCAGACCGGCGAAGTCCCCGGGTGCGGCGGCCGGTGAGGTGGGGGCGGTCGACGACGCCGGGCCGGCGGCCACCCGGCTGCAGGAGCCCGCCGCCAGTGTCAGCGCACCGACGGCCACCAGGGCGGCCAGGCGTCGCCCGGCTTGTGCCATCACCCACCCCCCCGAGGACGCGGCGTGCGGGCGGTGCGCACCTGGTGGCGGCGGTGGAGCCGGACACCGGTCCGGTCCTCAATCTACGCCCGGCCGGAGTGTCTCCCGCCACAGCTCACGATCATCGCCCTGCGTACCGCCTGTTGCGACACGCTTGCGGACCCGACCCGCCTGGACGATCCGGCGCAGCGCCGTAGGCTGACAGGCGTGACCGAGTTCGACGGCCTTCCTGTCCTGCGTTCCCCCGTCGCCATCGCCGCCTTCGAGGGGTGGAACGATGCCGCTGACGCGTCCACTGCCGTGGTCGAACACCTCGAGCAGGTGTGGGACGCGCGTGAGGTGGCGTCGGTGGACCCGGAGGAGTTCTACGACTTCCAGGTGAACCGGCCGCTGATCACCCTGGTCGACGACACCCGGCGCATCGAGTGGCCGAGCACCAAGTTCATGGTCGCCTCGCCGCCCGGGGCGCAGCACGACGTGGTCCTGATCCGCGGCATCGAGCCGAGCCTGCGCTGGCGCACGTTCTGCAACGAGATCCTGGAGATCTGCCACAGCCTGGGCATCGAGAAGATCGTGCTGCTGGGCGCCCTGCTGGCCGACGTGCCCTACAGCCGGCCGCTGCCGATCAGCGGCACGGTGACCGGCAAGCACGCCGGCGAGGAGAAGATCGAGCTGACCCCCACCCGGTACGAGGGTCCGACCGGCATCGTCGGGGTGCTCCAGGACAGCGCCTCCCGCGCCGAGATCGACGCGATGTCGTTCTGGGTGCACGTGCCGCACTACGCGAACAACCCGCCGTGCCCGAAGGCGACGCTCGCCCTGCTGCACCGCATCGAGGAGGTCCTCGACCTGCCGGTGCCGATGCTGGACCTGGCCGAGGAGTCCGCCGAGTGGGAGGACCGGGTCCGGGCCGCCGCCGCCCAGGACGCCGAGCTGGCCGAATACCTCCGCGACCTCGAAGAGCGCGCCGGTGACGTCGCCAAGCCGCTGTCCGGCGACGAGATCGCCGTCGAGTTCGAGAAGTACCTCCGCCGCCGCGGCGGCTCCCCCGGCCCCACCCACGGCACCTGGTAACCCGCCCGCCACCGCCAACCCCCGCCGGCCCGCCCGCCACCAGGCGCAACTCTTAAAGAGTTGCGCCTTTCGGCGTGGTCGCAGGCCGCGACTCTTCAAGAGTTGCGGCACGGGGCGGACGCCGCGCGGTACGGCGGGGCGGGGTCGGGCGGCGTGTGGGAGGCGACACGCCGTGCAAGGGCTTCCTAGGTCGCTAGGTATTCGGACATTCGTGCGGCATGATCGCCTCATGACCGAGACGGGCATCGACGGGATCAATCCGGGCGCGGCGGAGCACCCGCACCGGCAGATCGCCGCCCAGCTGCGCGCCAAGATCAGACGAGGCGACTGGGCCGCCGGAGAGCAGCTGCCCTCCATCCCGGCGCTGGCGCAGTTGTTCGGCGTCGCGAAGCAGACCGTGCAGCGCACCATCGACCAGCTGCGGGTCGAGGGGCTGCTGATCACCAAGCCGGGCTCCGGCACGTACGTGCGCGGCACCCGGCGGCGGCTCAACCGGCTGTCCCGCGGCCGCTACGGCGCGCACCGCGGCTACCACGCCGATCTGGCGGCCCGCTATCGCCAGCAGCTCACCGAGGTCACCCGGGCCACCCCGCCGGCGGAGGTCGCCGACGCGTACGGCGTGCCGGACTCGACCCTGCTGGTGGTGCGCCGGCACCTGGTGCGCACCCAGGACGCCGTGGTCGAGGTCGGCGCCGCCTGGCTGCGCCCACAGGACACCGCGGGCACCCCGCTGGAGCGCCTGGAGTCCTTCGGCCGGCCGCTCTACCAGGAGGTCGAGGAGGTCACCGGCCGCCGCTACGTCACCGCCACCGACACCATCACCGCCCGGCTGCCCACCCGCGAGGAGGCCGAGACGCTGCAGATCCGGCCGGACACGCCGGTGCTGCACCTGCTGCACGTCGCGTACGACGGCGAGCACAAGGTGATCGAGGTGGCGCAGGCGACGTGGCCGGGACCGATGACGACACTGACGGAGGAATACCGGGTGCCCACGCCACGCCCGGACGCCGACCTGGACGGAGATCCCGATCCTGGCCTTGTCCTGGGCTAATCTGCGGACTGTCGGGTGCCCGACACCTTTTCGCCTGCGCACCCGCGCGTTCGCCGCAAGGATGGTTGCATGACCCTTCGCCGATTCTCCAACGGAGCGCAGCGAGGTGCCGGGAATCGGCCTGACGGCGCGGTTCCACACTCCCCGCAGGCGCTGGTGGCGCTGCTCGGCGCGCTCGTCGTGCTCGTGATCGGAATAGCGCTGCTCGCCGTCCTGGTGGTCGGCATCGTCGACGGCGTGCCCAGCACCGGCGTGCTGCTGCTCGGCGCACTGACCGTCGGCGTGTTCGCCCTGGCCGCGCGGCTGGGTCACGTCGCGCTGACGTTGCGCCGGCAGGCAGCGGCACCCGCCCGCCCGGCCCGGGCGCGCCAGGCGCCGCCGCAGCGGCCGTCCCGGGTGGCCGTCCGGCCCCGCCCGCAGCCCCGCCCCCGCGGCTAGCCTCGCGGTCGGGTCGGCGTCGCCGCGCCGCGCGGTGTGCGCCGACGGGTGACCGCGACAGACTTGCCACGCCCACGGGTGGCGGCGGTGTCCTCACTCCCGTGACACGCGCCACCTGGTAGTCCTTGCGTCCTCGACGCAGACTGTCGGGCATGACGAGCGACGCGCCAGGTGACCGGCTGACACCGCGGCCGGTGGGCTACCTGGCGATGCTGACCGCCCTGCCGGTCTGCGGCATCGGACTGATGTGGTCGTTGTCGAGCATGGTCCGACACCGGGGCATCGGCGTCGTCCCCCTGCTGCTGACAGCGGCAGTCGCGGCGGCCGCCGTGTACTGCGCCCGGATGCTGAAGCGGGGCGTGCACGCCACGTACGCCTACGTGTACATCGTCGACGGCCGGGTCCAGCCGGTGCACTTCAACCAGGTGCAGGCGTTCAGCGTCCGCCCCGACAGCGGCGCCCCGACCCTGTGGATCGACCTGACCGACGGCAGCACCCTGCCCACCCCCGTCACCGAGGACCCAAAAGCCGCCCTGGGCAAGGTCCGCGTCACCCCCACCGAAATGACCACCCTCACCACCGAACTGAACCGCCGCCGCCTGCTCCCGTACCACTCATGATCACGACGATCTTGCGCGAACTGTTGCCCTTTTGTCCGGTACGAGTGTGTCGTACCCGCAGTTCACGCAAGATCGTCGCGGCGAGCGGTGGCTAGAGCTTGAGGCCGAGGAGGGCGTCGAGGGTTTCGGTCATGAGGGCGGGGGCCTGGCGGTCGGTGCCGACGCCGGCGAGGGTGTCGTCGACCCAGGCGTCGATCAGGGCCAGGGCGCCGGGGGTGTCGAGGTCTTCGGCGAGTTTGGCGCGTACGCCGGCCAGCAGTTCGGCGCCCGACGGCGCGACGGCGGCGCGGGCGGCCTGCCGCCAGCGGCCCAGTCGGTGCGCGGCGGTCTCGAAGACCTCGTCGGTCCACTGGCGGTCGGCGCGGTAGTGGTCGCTGAGCAGGGCCAGGCGCACCGCCATCGGGTCGACCCTGTCGGAGCGCAGGCGGGACACGAACACCAGGTTGCCGCGGGACTTGCTCATCTTCTCGCCGTCCAGGCCGATCATGCCGGCGTGCACGTAGTGCGCCGCGAACGGCGCCTTGCCGGTGAGCACCTCGGCGTGCGCGGCGGAGCACTCGTGGTGCGGGAACAGCAGGTCGTTGCCGCCGCCCTGCACGTCGATGGTCTCGCCGAGCAGTTCCAGCGCGATCACGGCGCACTCGATGTGCCAGCCGGGGCGGCCCGCGCCGAGCGCCCCGCCGGGCCAGGACGGCTCCCCGTCGCGGCGGCCGCGCCACAGCAGCGGGTCGAGTTTGTCGCGCTTGCCGGCGCGCTCGGGGTCGCCGCCGCGTTCGGCGAAGAAGGCCAGCATCTGCTCGCGGGACAGGTTCGACTCGTACCCGAACCGGGGCGCCGCGGCGATGTCGAAGTACACGTCGCCGGTGCCGTCCTCGAGCCGGTAGGCCGCGCCCTGGTCGAGCAGCTCGACGACCTTCTCCGCGATGACCGGGATCGATTCGACCGCGCCCACGTAGTGGCTCGGCGGGATGATCCGCAGGGCCTCCATGTCCTCGCGGAACAGGGCGGTCTCGCGCATGGCGAGGACCTTCCAGTCCTCGCCGTCCCGGGCGGCCCGCTCCAGCAGCGGGTCGTCGATGTCGGTGACGTTCTGGACGTAGACGACGTCGTGCCCGGCGTCGCGCCACATCCGGTTCACCAGGTCGAATGTGATCATGGTCGCCGCGTGGCCGAGATGTGTCGCGTCGTACGGCGTGATGCCGCAGACGTACATCGTCGCGTGTCCGCCCACCGGGCGGCTCGGGAAGGCGCCCTGGCGTGCGGAGTCGAACAGAGCCAGCGGCTGTCCGGCGCCGGGCAGGCGCGGGACGTCAAGACCGGACCACGTTTCCATGCCCGCCAGCCTAACCAGCTTTATGCCGAGAGCGGATCTCCCCTGGCGCGGTTACCCGCTTGCGCGGGCGTGACGCTAGGGTCGCAGGTATGACCCATCAGGTGTACGCATTCGAGCCGCCGGAGCGGTTCGTCGCCGGTACGGTGGGTCCGCCGGGCGAGCGCACGTTCTATCTGCAGGCTCGCGGCGGCGGCCGCCTGGTCAGCGTGGCTCTGGAGAAGATGCAGGTCGCACTGCTGGCGGAGAAGCTCGAGGAGCTGCTCGCCGAGGCGCATCAGCGGTTCGGCGCGGAGCTGCCCGCCGCCGCCGAGGGCCCTGCCGACAACGAGCCGCTGGACACCCCCGTCGACGAGGAGTTCCGCGTCGGCACGCTGGGACTGGCCTTCGACGTCGAGACCAGCACGGTCATCATCGAGGCGATCGCGGCCGAGGAGGCCGAGTTCGACGCCGAAACCGAGACCGCCGACGACGAGGACGAAGACGAGGACGCGACGCCGGAGATCTCCGACGATCTCGACCGGCTGCGGGTGCGGCTGACCCCGGCGGAGGTGCGGCAGTTCATCGACCGCGCCAAGCGGGTGGTGGCCGCGGGCCGGCCGCCGTGCCCGCTGTGCGGGCAGCCGCTGGACCCGGCCGGGCACCTGTGCCCGCGGCACAACGGCTATCACCGCAGGTGAGAACGCTGGTGGCGGAGTAGCGTCACCCGGATAGCACGCAGTCCCATCCGAAGGTGAGGTCCGCCATCCCTCCCACCGGCGACCAGACGCACACCGGCAGCGCCGGTGAGCACGACGTGTCCCATGGCCCCGGCAGGCAGGCCGGGCCCGGCGCTGTCGATGATCACGACCGGCTCCCCGGCGGTGCGGCCGTGCCCGGCCGATCCCCCGGCGAGACGCCGCCCGGGGACGCGGCCGGTCGGGCCGAGCTGGGTCGGCTGCTGCGGGACGCCGACATGGAGATCGAGGGTCGGCTGGTCGAAGCCTCGAACACGACGCTGCGGGTGATCCTTTCCGGCGGTGGGCGTTCGGTGCGGGCGGTGTACAAGCCGGTGCGCGGCGAGCGCCCGCTATGGGACTTCCCACACGGCACCCTGGCCGCCCGCGAGGTCGCCGCGTACGCGGTGAGCGAGTCGCTGGGGTGGGACCTGGTGCCGCCGACGGTGCTGCGCGACGGGCCGCTCGGTCCGGGGTCGTGCCAGCTGTGGCTGGACGAGACGATCGAGCCGCCGGTGGACTTCGTGCCCGCCGACGAGCTGCCGCAGGGCTGGCTGCCGATCGCCGCCGCGCAGGACGAGGACGGGCGGCCGTATCTGCTGGCGCACGCCGACGACGCGAGGCTGGCCCGGCTGGCCGCGTTCGACGCTGTGATCAACAACGCGGACCGCAAGGGCGGCCACGTGCTGGCCACGCCGGACCAGCGGCTGTACGGCGTCGATCACGGGATCTGCTTCCACACCGAGGACAAGCTGCGCACGGTGCTGTGGGGGTTCGCGGGACGGGCGGTGCCGCCGGAGGTCGCCGCGGCGCTGCGCGCGTTCGACCCGGGAGTGCTGGACGACCTGCTGACCACGGCGGAGGTCGACGCGGTCGGCACCCGCATCAAGCAGCTGGTCGCCGATGGCCGCCTCCCCCAGCCGCCCGAGGACCGCCACGCCATCCCGTGGCCCCCGATCTGACCGGGGCTACTTGATCCGCTTGGTGCCGTGCGCGGTGATGTCGGCGTACTCGGGGTGCTTCTCCAGCCAGCCGGCCAGGAACGGACACATCGGCACCACGGTGCGGCCCTTGGCCCGGGAGTCGTCCATCACCGTGCGGGCCAGCTTGCTGCCGACGCCCTGGCCCTCGTACGCCGGCGACACCTCGGTGTGGGTGAACACGATGACATTGCCGGTGAGCTGGTAGGTCATGAACCCGGCCACCGCCTGGTCCGCGCTGTCGCGGGCCTCGAAGCGCTCGCGCCCGGGCGCGTCCGTCACGTCGATCGACATCCGGTCATCGTAGCCCCGGCGCCGGGCACGTCCGGCGTTCACGCCGGTGGCGGCGGTGCGCGCGGAGTCCGGGGACCGGACGCGTGAGAGGATCGGCGGCGGTCCCCCGCTCCCGAACCAGGAGGTCACGCGTGTTGGTCGCGCACTGCGTGTACAGCGGCGACGGCAGCTGGGAGTTCTGGGCCGAGGACGCGGACCTGCAGGCCACCCTGCCCGCGCAGCGGGGACGGCTGCGCACGCGGGGGCCGGGGCTGCACCCGTTCGCGGTGTCCACCGAGCAGCTGGGCGCGGCACTCGGCGCGCCCGGCGGCACCGGTGACGAGGCGGGCTGGTCGGTCCTGGCGCTGCCCGCGCAGCACAACCGGCCGACGCCGTCGGCGGACCTCGGCACCGGGCCGGAGCCGGATCGGCTCGCCCCGTTCCTCGTCCCGACGCTGCG contains these protein-coding regions:
- a CDS encoding alpha/beta fold hydrolase, whose product is MPRDPAELVAELHSLLAVAEVPGPYVLVGHSLGGALSQLYARTHPDQVSGMVLVDAGSPAHRAAQSPQLFEKGRYPALAPDTVPGYRTEAYDLGAVYDQIEAAPALRAMPVVVLSSSGLALPDPMPSPYAAAEGADLERAWRAGQDGLAAGIPGAEHVTVPDTSHYVQNQRPDAVIQAVREVLTRASSPRPTGTALGGGHDEFGAAVGGVGFAGDQTQGLQ
- a CDS encoding PAC2 family protein; the encoded protein is MTEFDGLPVLRSPVAIAAFEGWNDAADASTAVVEHLEQVWDAREVASVDPEEFYDFQVNRPLITLVDDTRRIEWPSTKFMVASPPGAQHDVVLIRGIEPSLRWRTFCNEILEICHSLGIEKIVLLGALLADVPYSRPLPISGTVTGKHAGEEKIELTPTRYEGPTGIVGVLQDSASRAEIDAMSFWVHVPHYANNPPCPKATLALLHRIEEVLDLPVPMLDLAEESAEWEDRVRAAAAQDAELAEYLRDLEERAGDVAKPLSGDEIAVEFEKYLRRRGGSPGPTHGTW
- a CDS encoding GntR family transcriptional regulator gives rise to the protein MTETGIDGINPGAAEHPHRQIAAQLRAKIRRGDWAAGEQLPSIPALAQLFGVAKQTVQRTIDQLRVEGLLITKPGSGTYVRGTRRRLNRLSRGRYGAHRGYHADLAARYRQQLTEVTRATPPAEVADAYGVPDSTLLVVRRHLVRTQDAVVEVGAAWLRPQDTAGTPLERLESFGRPLYQEVEEVTGRRYVTATDTITARLPTREEAETLQIRPDTPVLHLLHVAYDGEHKVIEVAQATWPGPMTTLTEEYRVPTPRPDADLDGDPDPGLVLG
- the mshC gene encoding cysteine--1-D-myo-inosityl 2-amino-2-deoxy-alpha-D-glucopyranoside ligase produces the protein METWSGLDVPRLPGAGQPLALFDSARQGAFPSRPVGGHATMYVCGITPYDATHLGHAATMITFDLVNRMWRDAGHDVVYVQNVTDIDDPLLERAARDGEDWKVLAMRETALFREDMEALRIIPPSHYVGAVESIPVIAEKVVELLDQGAAYRLEDGTGDVYFDIAAAPRFGYESNLSREQMLAFFAERGGDPERAGKRDKLDPLLWRGRRDGEPSWPGGALGAGRPGWHIECAVIALELLGETIDVQGGGNDLLFPHHECSAAHAEVLTGKAPFAAHYVHAGMIGLDGEKMSKSRGNLVFVSRLRSDRVDPMAVRLALLSDHYRADRQWTDEVFETAAHRLGRWRQAARAAVAPSGAELLAGVRAKLAEDLDTPGALALIDAWVDDTLAGVGTDRQAPALMTETLDALLGLKL
- a CDS encoding DUF3090 family protein, with amino-acid sequence MTHQVYAFEPPERFVAGTVGPPGERTFYLQARGGGRLVSVALEKMQVALLAEKLEELLAEAHQRFGAELPAAAEGPADNEPLDTPVDEEFRVGTLGLAFDVETSTVIIEAIAAEEAEFDAETETADDEDEDEDATPEISDDLDRLRVRLTPAEVRQFIDRAKRVVAAGRPPCPLCGQPLDPAGHLCPRHNGYHRR
- a CDS encoding SCO1664 family protein → MGRLLRDADMEIEGRLVEASNTTLRVILSGGGRSVRAVYKPVRGERPLWDFPHGTLAAREVAAYAVSESLGWDLVPPTVLRDGPLGPGSCQLWLDETIEPPVDFVPADELPQGWLPIAAAQDEDGRPYLLAHADDARLARLAAFDAVINNADRKGGHVLATPDQRLYGVDHGICFHTEDKLRTVLWGFAGRAVPPEVAAALRAFDPGVLDDLLTTAEVDAVGTRIKQLVADGRLPQPPEDRHAIPWPPI
- a CDS encoding GNAT family N-acetyltransferase, which produces MSIDVTDAPGRERFEARDSADQAVAGFMTYQLTGNVIVFTHTEVSPAYEGQGVGSKLARTVMDDSRAKGRTVVPMCPFLAGWLEKHPEYADITAHGTKRIK